Proteins encoded together in one Candidatus Nealsonbacteria bacterium window:
- the lepB gene encoding signal peptidase I codes for MKNFFIFIWEIIKIVTLALLIVAPIRYFIFQPFLVHGQSMEPNFGQNDYLLVDRISYRFRDPQRGEVIVFRPPQNFFHHHIKRIIGLPGERIKIENGQIIISKQDLVPKILNENDYLPHHLTTHGRIEIQLNKDEYFVLGDNRNFSSDSRHWGSLKREYIIGRTFFRAWPFTEFTKIKAPTY; via the coding sequence ATGAAAAATTTCTTTATTTTTATTTGGGAAATTATAAAAATTGTCACTCTTGCTTTATTAATAGTGGCTCCCATTCGCTATTTTATCTTTCAACCCTTTTTGGTTCACGGGCAATCAATGGAGCCGAATTTCGGGCAAAATGATTATTTATTGGTTGACCGGATTAGTTATCGTTTTCGCGACCCCCAAAGAGGAGAAGTCATTGTTTTTCGCCCTCCCCAAAATTTCTTTCACCACCACATCAAAAGAATTATTGGCTTGCCAGGCGAAAGAATTAAAATTGAAAACGGTCAAATCATAATCTCAAAACAGGACCTCGTACCCAAAATACTAAATGAAAATGATTATCTTCCGCATCATTTAACAACCCATGGCAGAATTGAAATACAATTAAATAAAGACGAATATTTCGTTTTGGGCGACAATAGAAATTTTTCTTCCGATTCTCGGCACTGGGGTTCTTTAAAAAGAGAATACATTATTGGCCGAACGTTTTTTAGAGCTTGGCCGTTTACGGAATTTACAAAAATTAAAGCTCCAACCTATTAA
- the pth gene encoding aminoacyl-tRNA hydrolase, translating into MILIVGLGNPGPKYKYSRHNIGFRVVDEIAANFQLPERSEGWEMRRSLSDLQSIFSAQVSKGKIGDKKVILAKPQTFMNLSGKSVKPLIQYLLHKKAMAKICKSLFVIHDDIDLPLGKIRIAKGRGAAGHKGVESIIKELGTKNFVRFRIGIQPKFGKPKSPERFVLQKFNKDEEKILKEIIKKTIEAIELFLKHGLEKAKGTYNIISA; encoded by the coding sequence ATGATTTTAATCGTTGGTCTGGGCAATCCCGGCCCGAAATACAAATATAGCCGCCATAATATTGGTTTTAGGGTGGTCGATGAAATCGCCGCCAATTTTCAATTACCCGAGCGAAGCGAAGGGTGGGAGATGAGACGAAGTCTCAGCGACCTTCAATCAATTTTCAGCGCTCAAGTTTCCAAAGGAAAAATTGGAGATAAAAAAGTCATTCTAGCCAAGCCCCAAACCTTCATGAATCTCTCTGGGAAATCAGTAAAACCATTAATCCAATACCTCTTACATAAAAAAGCCATGGCAAAAATATGTAAGAGCTTGTTTGTTATTCATGATGACATTGATTTACCTTTGGGTAAAATCAGAATTGCCAAAGGTCGAGGAGCAGCTGGCCACAAGGGAGTAGAATCAATAATTAAAGAGTTAGGAACGAAGAATTTTGTTAGATTTAGGATTGGCATTCAACCTAAATTTGGTAAGCCCAAAAGCCCAGAAAGGTTTGTTCTTCAGAAGTTTAACAAAGACGAAGAAAAGATTTTAAAAGAAATTATTAAAAAAACAATTGAAGCGATTGAACTTTTCTTAAAACATGGTTTGGAAAAGGCGAAGGGTACATATAATATAATATCTGCTTGA
- the dprA gene encoding DNA-processing protein DprA: protein MSELEIKKINAGEKNYPGRLKEIKDAPEILYYQGEIKHCENCFAIVGTRRSSNYGKQVALEIAGDLAEAGLTIVSGLAPGIDTFCHQAALERNKRTIAVLGTGLDEKSIYPQSNLKLARKILETGGCLISEYPPGTRGTQFTFPQRNRIISGISLGVLVIEAKQKSGALITAHYAFSQKRKVFAIPGSIHSPNSKGCHFLIKKGAKLVENANDILLELNLPLKELSSFYEGESEEENLILGVLKEEGLDVDKIIEKTKLSVAKVASTLAILEIKGKVRNLGGNIYAISTR, encoded by the coding sequence ATGTCAGAATTGGAAATAAAAAAAATTAATGCCGGGGAAAAAAATTATCCCGGACGTTTGAAAGAAATTAAAGATGCGCCGGAGATTCTTTATTATCAAGGGGAAATCAAACATTGTGAAAATTGTTTTGCCATTGTCGGAACGCGGCGCTCTTCAAATTACGGAAAGCAAGTGGCTTTGGAAATTGCCGGGGATTTGGCAGAAGCAGGATTAACAATTGTTTCAGGTCTGGCTCCAGGCATTGATACTTTTTGCCATCAAGCAGCTTTAGAGAGAAATAAAAGAACAATTGCGGTTCTTGGCACCGGTTTAGATGAAAAAAGTATTTATCCCCAATCAAATTTAAAATTGGCCAGAAAGATTTTAGAAACTGGGGGCTGCTTAATTTCTGAATACCCGCCGGGAACTCGAGGAACTCAATTTACTTTTCCCCAGAGAAATCGAATAATTTCTGGAATTTCTTTAGGGGTATTGGTAATAGAGGCAAAACAAAAAAGTGGAGCTTTAATTACCGCCCATTATGCTTTTTCTCAAAAAAGAAAGGTTTTTGCCATTCCCGGCTCAATTCATTCTCCAAACTCAAAAGGTTGTCATTTTTTAATTAAAAAAGGGGCAAAGTTAGTGGAAAACGCTAATGACATTTTATTAGAATTAAACCTACCCTTAAAGGAGCTTAGCTCCTTTTATGAAGGCGAGAGTGAAGAGGAAAATTTGATTTTGGGTGTCTTAAAAGAAGAGGGGTTGGATGTTGATAAAATTATTGAAAAAACAAAATTGTCAGTCGCTAAAGTGGCTAGCACCCTTGCCATTTTAGAAATAAAAGGTAAAGTAAGAAACTTAGGAGGAAACATTTATGCAATTAGTACTCGTTGA
- the topA gene encoding type I DNA topoisomerase, translating to MQLVLVESPTKSKTLQIFLGPKFKVLSSYGHIRDLPKSELGLDVENDFKPKYIIPLKSRKNIQILKNEAQKAESVILGTDMDREGEAIAWHLSQILDLNGQKTYQRIVFHEITKSAIEEALKNPRKIDMNLVNAQQARRILDRLVGYKLSPFLWKKIARGLSAGRVQSVAVRLVVEREREIEKFVPQEYWTIIAHLKKLQGSDPCKFEAFLVKKDDKIIPKLGIKIKKEAEKIVKDLEGANYKVININKKEVKRNPLPPFTTSALQQEAWQRFRWPAKLTMQVAQQIYERGLTSYHRTDSLNLSNSSLFAAKKFITENYGKNYWPGFLRKYKTKSKSAQEAHEAIRPTEPAKTPELLSPQDNQFKLYDLIWRRFIACQMSQAVFDSTVVEIETGNPKCQTANSKQIPKYTFRTTGQILKFDGFLKVYPLKYEEKELPALEINEILELIKLIPSQHFTQPPPRHNEATLIKTLEENGIGRPSTYAPILSNIQEKNYIEKNEQKRFRPTEIGTAVNDLLINHFSRVVDIGFTAKMEEDLDEIARGQKKWVPLIKEFYEPFEENLKQKYEEVSKKDITEKPTEKTCPKCSAPLLIRLGKYGQFYACSKFPKCRYTESLEKNILDIACPKCREGKIVEKRTKKRKIFYGCSNWPECDFALWDKPTGEICPKCKSLLVKTKRKQIKCSKECNYIEKQTKT from the coding sequence ATGCAATTAGTACTCGTTGAGTCACCTACAAAATCAAAAACCCTGCAAATCTTTTTAGGCCCAAAATTTAAAGTTCTGTCTTCTTATGGCCATATTAGAGATTTACCGAAAAGTGAATTGGGTCTAGATGTAGAAAATGATTTTAAACCAAAATACATTATTCCTCTCAAATCAAGAAAAAACATTCAAATTTTAAAAAATGAGGCTCAAAAGGCCGAATCTGTAATTTTGGGCACAGATATGGATAGAGAGGGCGAAGCAATTGCCTGGCATTTATCTCAAATTTTAGATCTCAATGGCCAAAAAACTTATCAACGAATTGTTTTTCATGAAATCACCAAATCGGCAATTGAGGAGGCATTAAAAAATCCGAGAAAAATTGATATGAATTTGGTTAACGCCCAGCAGGCAAGAAGAATTTTAGACCGGCTCGTCGGTTATAAATTATCTCCCTTTCTATGGAAAAAAATAGCCAGGGGGTTGTCGGCCGGCCGGGTTCAATCAGTAGCAGTCAGATTAGTAGTTGAAAGAGAAAGAGAAATTGAAAAATTCGTACCCCAAGAATATTGGACAATCATCGCCCACCTTAAAAAATTACAGGGGTCAGACCCCTGTAAGTTTGAGGCTTTTTTAGTTAAGAAAGATGATAAAATTATTCCAAAATTGGGGATTAAAATAAAAAAAGAAGCAGAGAAAATTGTTAAGGATTTGGAAGGAGCGAACTATAAGGTAATAAATATTAACAAAAAAGAAGTTAAAAGAAATCCCCTACCCCCATTTACAACTAGCGCCCTTCAACAAGAGGCCTGGCAGAGATTTCGTTGGCCGGCCAAATTAACAATGCAAGTGGCCCAGCAGATTTATGAACGTGGATTAACGAGTTATCACAGAACCGATTCTTTAAATCTTTCTAATTCATCTCTTTTTGCCGCAAAAAAATTTATTACTGAAAATTATGGAAAAAATTACTGGCCGGGATTTTTAAGAAAATATAAAACGAAATCCAAAAGCGCCCAGGAAGCCCATGAAGCAATTAGACCAACCGAGCCTGCTAAAACCCCTGAATTATTAAGTCCCCAAGACAATCAATTTAAACTTTATGACCTAATCTGGCGAAGATTTATTGCCTGTCAAATGAGCCAAGCCGTCTTTGATTCTACTGTTGTAGAAATCGAAACCGGAAATCCCAAATGCCAAACGGCAAATTCCAAACAAATTCCAAAATACACTTTCAGAACTACTGGACAGATTCTAAAATTTGATGGATTTTTGAAAGTTTATCCGCTTAAATATGAGGAAAAAGAATTGCCAGCATTAGAAATAAATGAAATTTTAGAACTGATAAAACTAATTCCCTCTCAACATTTTACCCAGCCGCCCCCCCGACACAATGAGGCGACCTTAATTAAAACCTTAGAAGAAAACGGCATTGGCAGACCCTCAACTTATGCTCCGATTTTATCAAACATTCAAGAAAAAAATTATATTGAAAAAAACGAACAAAAAAGATTTAGACCAACCGAAATTGGCACAGCGGTAAATGATCTTTTGATAAATCATTTCTCAAGGGTTGTTGATATTGGTTTTACTGCCAAAATGGAAGAGGATTTAGATGAAATTGCTCGGGGTCAAAAAAAGTGGGTTCCGCTAATCAAAGAATTTTATGAACCTTTTGAAGAAAATTTAAAACAAAAATACGAAGAGGTTTCCAAAAAAGACATCACCGAAAAGCCGACCGAAAAAACTTGTCCCAAATGCAGCGCTCCTTTGTTAATTCGTCTTGGAAAATACGGCCAATTTTACGCCTGTTCTAAATTTCCCAAATGCCGATATACCGAGTCCTTGGAAAAAAACATTTTAGACATCGCCTGTCCAAAATGTAGGGAAGGAAAAATTGTTGAAAAAAGAACTAAAAAAAGAAAAATTTTTTACGGCTGTTCCAATTGGCCGGAATGCGATTTTGCTTTATGGGACAAACCGACCGGAGAAATTTGTCCTAAATGCAAATCGCTTTTAGTTAAAACAAAGAGAAAACAAATTAAGTGCTCTAAAGAGTGTAATTATATTGAAAAACAGACTAAAACCTGA